The DNA segment TCCCATTTCCTCGGCCGTTTCTTTAACCAATGTTCGCAAATATTGCATCTGATCCCGAACAGAGTCGGGATAATTTGCGAATACTTCATCAACGCTCGCATCCGTTCTTACGATTAGCTTACCCATATATTACTTGCTTTACACCCGTATCGTTTATATGTAATAATTAAATTTTCAATGATCCGATAACACTCGCCCCAGAGTCATTTCCCTTGGCTCGTTTCGCACAACAATTGCAAATTATGATTAAAATACTGATTTTTAACAACAACAAAGTCAAAAATAAGATTTGTTTTTGTTCATTTCATCCAAAGCTTCCTTTTTTTTCAATATTTTATAAAAATGTTATTCTATATTTCTCAGTAAACAGAAAATTTCCATTTATATACGAAAGATCCATTAATAGACTACAGGGTAGGCCACCCCAATAGCCTCAAAGCCGGCTTTAGCCAGAAGCAATGAACCCAGAAAATGCCTTAGATGGTCTATTGTGAAGTCTAATACATCACGCGTGTTTAAGGCTGCATTTGAGGTGGTTGTGCGCTTGTTTTTGAAGAGAAAGGTTGTGTACAGGACGGAATTATCAGTCCTAAAAAAATTACATATAAAAAAGGCTGTCTCCAACAGATGGAAACAGCCTTTTATTATAATGCTAATATGAACCACTTAGCTCACTTATTTTAATTCAAAGCTTCCTTTCAGGCCATTCAGAGAGCTGGTTCCCACCATCACGTCAAACCATCCAGGTTCTACCATAAAGTTTCCTTCTCCATCATAAAATCCTAATTCATTTTCTGTAAGAAGAAAAGTTACGGTTTTAGATTCTTTCGCTTTCAGTGTTATTTTCTCAAAACCTTTTAATTCTTTTACGGGACGAACTACCGCCGCAGTCACGTCATGCAAGTACAACTGCACCACTTCTTCCCCATCCCGATCACTTACGTTGGTTACTTTTACCGACACCTTCATTGCTTTCGGGTCTGCATCATCAATAGCCAGGTCACTATAAGTAAATTCCGAATAACTTAAACCATAGCCAAAAGGAAATAATGGGCTATTTTTCTCATCCGTATAATGTGACCAAAAAACACTATTTTCACTACCAGAAGGCCTTCCAGTGTTAAATTTATTGTAATAAATAGGACATTGTCCCACGCTACGAGGAAAACTCATAGGCAATTTCCCAGAAGGATTATAAGCACCAAACAACACATCAGCAATAGCATTACCTGCTTGCGTACCCAACTGCCAAGCTTCAACAATTGCAGGAATATGGTCTGCTGCCCAGGGCAATGCCAAGGGACGTCCATTGGTAAGTACCAACACTATATTTTTATTTACTTCATATACCGCTTCCAACAAGTCTTGTTGAACCCCCGGCAAGTCTATATTAGCACGACTACGGCCTTCTCCTGAATGAAACCCATGCTCACCTAACACCATTAACACCACTTCCGATTTTTTGGCCAGGCGAATAGCTTCGGCAAATCCACTTTTATCTGTATTGTTTATATTCAGTTCTGTGACAAAACTAACATCACCAGTCACCACGTCAGCACCCTTGACATAGGAGTAATTAGAAGTATACTTATTTAAGCCTTCCAACACCGAGATAGCTGTACCATCATCAGATCCCACACGCCAACTTCCCAACGGACTTGTTTTATCATTGGCCAAGGCGCCTATTACCGCTATTTTCTTCTGGTTTTTAGACAAAGGTAAGATAGCACCTTCATTCTTCAACAATACAATAGATTTACGTGCCATATCCAACGCTGCCGCCTGATGATCATCGTGATACAATAGTTCTTTTTCACGCGACGCATCACAATACTTATAAGGATCCTCGAATAAGCCCAACTCATACTTCAAGCGAAGAATTCTTCCTGCAGCCTCATCAACGACTGCTTCTTTTACTTTTCCTTCTTTCACAAGCTCCACCAAATAATCAACATAAGCACTCGATTCCATATCCATATCGGATCCGGAGTTAGCGGCAAGCATCGCGGCTTCTTTAAGGTCGGCAGCAAATCCATGGCTAATCATTTCGAAGGCACTACCCCAATCAGACACCACAAATCCTTTAAAGCCCCATTTTTCTTTTAAAATATCTCTTTGTAAGAATTTATTACCTGTGGCAGGTACCTCATTTACAATATTAAATGCATTCATCACCGTTTTCACATCAGCTTCAACCGCTGCTTTAAAAGGAGGGAATACCACGTTATATAAGGTTGTAGTACCAATATCCACGGTATTATAATCTTTTCCTGCCTCCACAAAACCATAGGCTGCAAAATGTTTAGCGCAAGCAGCAATCGTATTACTGGCAGACAAATCATCTCCCTGAAAACCTTTGATACGAGCCACACCTATTTTAGCACCCAAGTAAGGATCCTCTCCGGCACCTTCCATCACACGTCCCCAACGCGCATCCCTATAAATATCCACCATAGGAGCAAACGTCCAGTTAATGCCATTTGCAGAAGCCTCTATGGCTGCAATACGAGCTGACTTTTCAATCGCCTTCAAATCCCAACTAGCCGATTCTCCCAGAGGAATAGGTGTTAATGTTTTATGTCCATGAATCACATCCAAACCAAAAATCAGAGGAATACCCAAACGGGTTTCTTCCACCGCTACTTTCTGTAAGGCCCTTACCTGATCCACCCCTTTTACATTCAAAAAAGAGCCCACGAGTCCACTTTTCAGATGTTTATATTTTTTTTCAGCATTACCTCCAGTAGGAGCCGGTCCTGTTGCATCATAAAAACCATTATATTGCACCATTTGTCCAACTTTTTCTTCAATGGTCATTTTTGCCAACAGATCATCCACCTTTTTATCGATAGAATCATTCATTTTTCCGCTCTGCTTCTCTGATAAGGAGCAAGCATGCAATAAAAAAATCGCTAAAATTGCGAAACCCAATACACTTTTTTTTGTCATATTTTGAGAACTTAATCGGTTACTATATTTTATATTCGATACTGCCATAAAACCAATATCTGCATTTGAAAATCAATCACACATCAAACAGGATAAATTTACATTTCCATCCATGTTCAATCATTCGCTCCACATTTATTTTTGATAAACCCGCACATAATCCACCTCCATGGTTTGCGGAAAGATGGCATCATCCACCCCATGTATACCTCCCCAGTTACCGCCTACAGCAACATTCAGTAATAAATGAAAAGGATCATCAAAAGGCCACTTCTCCGAATCATTGGATTCCTTCTTAAACGTAAATACCTTTTTATCATCCACAAAAAAGTCACACTTTGTTTCTGACCACTCCAACGCATAGGTATAAAAAGCATCTTCAGCTTTCGGTAGGTAAACCGTGCCTCCTTTTTGGGTATGTTGCATCCCATTAAATGCACCTGTATGCACCGTAAAATAAACGGTATCGGGATGATAGCCCACATGTTCCATCATATCAATCTCTCCACTATGTGGCCAATTACCATATTTATTCTCGGTTGGAAGCATCCAGATGGCCGGCCAAATACCGATTCCACGGCATAATTTTGCCCGCACCTCAAAACGACCATATAACCAATCGCCTTTGTGCTTACTTGTTAGCCGGGCCGAAGTATACGCATTAGGAAAACCTTTCTCTTTACGAGCAGTGATATGCAGTTTTCCATTATCTACCCAAGCATTTTCTTTTCTTCCCGTAGTATAGTATTGTAATTCATTGTTACCCCACCCCCATGCATTACCAACCGTATCATAGTTCCATTTCAATTCATTAGGTAAACCCGTATAATCAAACTCGTCACTCCAAACCAGCTTATAATTATTTTGTTGCTTACAACTACTAAATAGCAGAACCACACTAAACAATATTAAAATATGTCGTATCATTATTACCCATTACTCTTAATAAACTTCAACTCAAATCCTTACACTCTTATATATTTTATATACCCTAACGAAAGAATATCTCATAAACGAGATTTATTCCTCTATTTCACTATAAAACTTTTGTAAAGTATAAAATGCTTTTTTTCGATTTCCGGTTTCCGAGATCAAACCTTTTCTGTTCCATCCATCCTGATATGGAATCAAGACTCTACGGGGAGATCGAAAATCAGCCAATATCCAGGGAGCGATACCACTAATTTGTGGAATTCTATATAAAACAGGCAATGTTTCTTTGTACAATAGATCTTGAAACTCTTCGCTCCAAACAGTAAGGCTATCCGCATGATACCCTTGCAATGCACCTGCTCCAAACTCAGAAATAACAACTGGCTTATCCATATCTATTTCCCAACGTATGTTCTTTATATTTTCCACATCTCCCCAATACCATCCGTAATACTGATTAAAACTCAGTATATCCACTACATCAGCAAACTTATCTCCGATAACCATGGTATTCCCTCCGGGTACGGTACTATGCACCTCCAATGCCGCACTGATTAAACGCGTATTATCAAGAGAACGTGCCTTTTCTGCTAGATTAGATAAAAAAGTAAAACGAGCATCCGATTGTGGCGTTTCGTTGGCCATAGACCAAATGATCACCGATGCCCTGTTCTTATCTCTGGTAATTAACTCACTAAGTTGTTGCGCTGCTTTTTTATATGTTTCAGGATTCTCCCATTGTATAGTCCAGTAAACTGGATTTTCGGACCAGACAAGTAAACCCATTTCATCCGCTAGGCGTACCATATTCTCATTATGTGGATAATGGGCTAAACGAACAAAATTACAACCAAGTTCCTTTGCCCAACCCAAAAGCATTTTCGCATCTTCCATAGAATATGCGCGTCCACCACGCATGGCATTTTCTTCATGAATACAAATCCCTTTTAAAAAAACAACTTCATCATTCAACAGAATATCAGCTCCTCTTGTAGCTATTTGTCGAAATCCTATTTTATCTTGGATTTCATCGTCACCGGCACTAAAACGCACCTGATAAAGTTTAGGGTTTGAATCACTCCATAAACTCAACTTTTTAACCGGCACAGTAAAATTTACCCTACCCATCTCATCGGTAAAATATTCTTTATTCAATTTAAGCTCGGGTATATTTAACGAGACCCGTGTATTCGCTTTACTTTCACCATTCAGCTGTACATATCCATTTAACAATTTCTTATTTTCCTTATCCAGCTGCAGACTATAATCTTCAATAAAGGTCTTACTCAGCGCATACACCATTACATCTCTCGTAATTCCACCATAATTCCACCAGTCGGTATTTAAAGTAGGCACTTCATCAGCGGCTCTCTTATTGTCTACGCGCACCACCACAAAATTACCCTTTGCTTTAACAAGGCCAGTCATTTCAAAATTAAAGGGCGTAAAACCACCTTTATGCATACCTAACTTTTTCCCATTTACATATACATCTGCTCTATAATTTACAGCCCCAAAATGAATATAATATCGCTTACCTTCATCAAATTCAGGAATATCAAATGATTTTTTATACCACAATGTACCTTCGTAATAAAATAATTTTTCTTTTTGAGAATTCCAGTCGCCTGGCACCAAAAGTGTGGGTGCTTTGTCAAAATCATATTCAATTAGGTCTTTCTTCGACTTAGGTTTCTCGTTTAAGAAAAAGGCTCCTGCACCTGGGTTGGTCGATCCATCATGGGGTTCCCATCGATAATTATAATAACCTGTTTCATATACATCCACAATGTAATTCCATTTACCGTTTAAAGTAAACCCACTGCGCAAATAGGTATTTTGCAACAAATTATCTGTTCCAAGAACATTTACACTAACCAATAATAATATTAAAGCAACTAGTTGTTTCATATGTTTAT comes from the Saccharicrinis fermentans DSM 9555 = JCM 21142 genome and includes:
- the bglX gene encoding beta-glucosidase BglX gives rise to the protein MTKKSVLGFAILAIFLLHACSLSEKQSGKMNDSIDKKVDDLLAKMTIEEKVGQMVQYNGFYDATGPAPTGGNAEKKYKHLKSGLVGSFLNVKGVDQVRALQKVAVEETRLGIPLIFGLDVIHGHKTLTPIPLGESASWDLKAIEKSARIAAIEASANGINWTFAPMVDIYRDARWGRVMEGAGEDPYLGAKIGVARIKGFQGDDLSASNTIAACAKHFAAYGFVEAGKDYNTVDIGTTTLYNVVFPPFKAAVEADVKTVMNAFNIVNEVPATGNKFLQRDILKEKWGFKGFVVSDWGSAFEMISHGFAADLKEAAMLAANSGSDMDMESSAYVDYLVELVKEGKVKEAVVDEAAGRILRLKYELGLFEDPYKYCDASREKELLYHDDHQAAALDMARKSIVLLKNEGAILPLSKNQKKIAVIGALANDKTSPLGSWRVGSDDGTAISVLEGLNKYTSNYSYVKGADVVTGDVSFVTELNINNTDKSGFAEAIRLAKKSEVVLMVLGEHGFHSGEGRSRANIDLPGVQQDLLEAVYEVNKNIVLVLTNGRPLALPWAADHIPAIVEAWQLGTQAGNAIADVLFGAYNPSGKLPMSFPRSVGQCPIYYNKFNTGRPSGSENSVFWSHYTDEKNSPLFPFGYGLSYSEFTYSDLAIDDADPKAMKVSVKVTNVSDRDGEEVVQLYLHDVTAAVVRPVKELKGFEKITLKAKESKTVTFLLTENELGFYDGEGNFMVEPGWFDVMVGTSSLNGLKGSFELK
- a CDS encoding glycoside hydrolase family 16 protein, with protein sequence MIRHILILFSVVLLFSSCKQQNNYKLVWSDEFDYTGLPNELKWNYDTVGNAWGWGNNELQYYTTGRKENAWVDNGKLHITARKEKGFPNAYTSARLTSKHKGDWLYGRFEVRAKLCRGIGIWPAIWMLPTENKYGNWPHSGEIDMMEHVGYHPDTVYFTVHTGAFNGMQHTQKGGTVYLPKAEDAFYTYALEWSETKCDFFVDDKKVFTFKKESNDSEKWPFDDPFHLLLNVAVGGNWGGIHGVDDAIFPQTMEVDYVRVYQK
- a CDS encoding glycoside hydrolase family 2 protein, which produces MKQLVALILLLVSVNVLGTDNLLQNTYLRSGFTLNGKWNYIVDVYETGYYNYRWEPHDGSTNPGAGAFFLNEKPKSKKDLIEYDFDKAPTLLVPGDWNSQKEKLFYYEGTLWYKKSFDIPEFDEGKRYYIHFGAVNYRADVYVNGKKLGMHKGGFTPFNFEMTGLVKAKGNFVVVRVDNKRAADEVPTLNTDWWNYGGITRDVMVYALSKTFIEDYSLQLDKENKKLLNGYVQLNGESKANTRVSLNIPELKLNKEYFTDEMGRVNFTVPVKKLSLWSDSNPKLYQVRFSAGDDEIQDKIGFRQIATRGADILLNDEVVFLKGICIHEENAMRGGRAYSMEDAKMLLGWAKELGCNFVRLAHYPHNENMVRLADEMGLLVWSENPVYWTIQWENPETYKKAAQQLSELITRDKNRASVIIWSMANETPQSDARFTFLSNLAEKARSLDNTRLISAALEVHSTVPGGNTMVIGDKFADVVDILSFNQYYGWYWGDVENIKNIRWEIDMDKPVVISEFGAGALQGYHADSLTVWSEEFQDLLYKETLPVLYRIPQISGIAPWILADFRSPRRVLIPYQDGWNRKGLISETGNRKKAFYTLQKFYSEIEE